Sequence from the Panicum virgatum strain AP13 chromosome 5N, P.virgatum_v5, whole genome shotgun sequence genome:
CGCTGTAGACGAAAACTCTGAGGTCAGCACAGACTGCTGATAAGCTTACTGTGTAGtatttctcttatttttttccCCACAAGCCATGTTTGATATTTTCTCCCTAATTTGTAAGACTGCATGATCCATTAAAGGTCATATTACATGATGTTGTTTAGATGTGGTCTATCTGTTGTGCCTTTTCTGGTTGTTATGCTTTGGAGTCACAGTGGAGTCTATTCCAACTTCCTGGACCACAAACTCCACGTATAATGGTGTGATGGACGTTGTCGCAAGCTGACCTGAATCTTGAAATTAGTGGTATCCAAGAGATGCCACATTGTTGCAATACATCAAGCCACTGATGAACAGCGTCATCATCACTGGGGGTGTACTATATGGTTTAGGTCTTATTAGAAACAACCTTCTtttctgcaaaagaaaaaagaaaatgcttTTGTAGGGCAGTAAAGGGTAGGTTCAAAAAACAGAAGGAAAAGGCATTTCAGtgtttttgtcctagttttattTCTCATGATTTCTTCTGTCTTGCTTTTacttaagcaaagcaaagagggGCATGAGCCTCAGGTTGGCCTTTGTCCGATAAAATTGGCCTACCGGAGGATAATTGAGACCTTTTATTGGCCCCTCAACTCTAATACAACAAGTACTCGTCAAGAAACACAATATGAAGAAAAGAGCAATTAAGATCAGGAAGCATGCCCCTGTTTGTTCTCTCTTCCATGTCTCATCCTGAAATGGAGTCGGTAGCTCTGGTGAATGATGGTGCCAAGTCAAACATTATTGAGAGCCCACCTTGTTTTCCCTCAAGCTTTGTGCAAGTGGAATCATGGAGAGAGGCGGAAAGTATGCCGGATACTAGATTGTCTTCTCTTTCCATGTGCCCAAGAAGCAGAATCTTTTTGTGCCATGGAATCTTTGAAAGCTCATTTCATTCTACTTgaagtgattttttttttgacatcaaGTATTTACCATGCCAATAATTTTTTTGGCAGGCGCTGGGTCACTGTAAACATTTTAAATCTGTCTTATCTTTCAAAGAACTAACTTTCCATTTTTCGGACAACAGTGATGTTGATACAACTTACAGGATAAGAAATACTGCTTCATTAATGTTACCTGCAAAGTTCATTTAAAGTAACGCAGCTTAAATAGTGGAGGCCATACATCTGCTCACTCACCTTAAGCGACCAATAGCTGTAGGTAAGGTGGTTAAGCATGTGCATGATGTCTGAAATAGCTGTACCACAAACTCACTGAGCACTTTACGCCATAACTTTCTTCCCTTCTCACATTTCTTGGAACCTTCCAATTGTTTTTAGTTCTTGTGATTTTTATTGCTGTAAGTCATAGCCAACGAGTGCCTTTAACTTTATTATTGTTAATCCTATTTGGTGAGTAGAATATTGCTAAGATCTTCTCAAAGATATCTTTCCCCCCTCAAAGATCAGAATTGACCCGGGATGCTTGAGCTATTCTAATatgtttctgggcaaaaacaTGTTCTCATGAAATGCAGCATTTGTTTGTGCTGTAAAAGTCATTGCCTGTCAGTCTTTTGGATACAGATTTTGAGAAACTTTCCAGTTATTGCTTGCCGACAGTAATATGTGTGAAACATAAAAAATCATATGAGCAATCACATTTATTTGCTATTTAGACTTGGTGTAGGCAATACCTAAAAACttagtttcttcttcttcttttataCATAATTTGCATGTTCATATAGCATAaacctaatatatatatataaggctTATGGCCTTCCCCCCACGAGTTATGCCTCATATGGAAAATAGGTTCCGTTTTGTGAAACAAGAGCAGTAGAATTTCTAAGAAGCTTGTAAGATCTTTATAAGGAATCTCTTTTGGTGGAGAACATCTTTGCCTTGGATTGGAAAAGGAAAGCTTCATTCATTCATAGAGAGTAGGCAAACCTAATATACAGCAAAGCAGCTGTATGAATGAGCAGTAGAAAAATTGTGTTCATAACCAAGAAAGGACCAATAGAATCAACCATCCATTACCCATGCAGCAATGCTTATCACAATTCACAAGTTATGCCTTTGCTTCCAGACTTCACAGGCCACGCCATATAATAGTAAAGCTATGATGCAAACAACTGGTATTGAAACCCTTTTTATCAACAATTGCGATCTCTTTTCTCTGCTCAATTATTATCCTAAAGCATATTCTGTTGGTCTGAGCCATAATTCTGCAGCCCTCCTTGTCTTTTCAATGCATGTCACATTTTCTTGACAGGCAATTTGCAGAGACATAGAGAAACTTTTGTGACTGCCTTGCTCATGGTTGACAAGTTCTACACTGCACTCAATTGGTAGGCTCCTCGGTTGATTTGCTAAAGAGAGGAGCTGGGTCCTCGTGAGAGGATAATGGCCACTACTGCACTAGGTTTTGTTGGATTGGACATACTGGGCCGAGTTTAACCTCTTCGTTCCTTAGTCCTTAAGTCTCTggctagttgatgtagcaatgGTTCCTCGGTTAATGAATCTATGTTGAGTATTGATACCATTTGCTGATGCAACGATAATTTTAAAGTTATTCTCAGAATTCAGAGAATATATGGATTTCAGGATGGAACTTAATTCCAATGTTACATTAGTCTACAAGAGGGGAAAAGATAGAACTTTGTGATTCTAAAAGTCTATGGTTCAGATCACCCCCAGTGCACACATATATTCTGGTAGGAACTTTTAATGTGTAGACTGTTGTGTGTTAATCTTGACTTCTTAATCCTCAGACTGTGACTCGATGAAAAGGTACCACCCTTTTGCTGAACCTTACAGTCAAAGGAGGTATTTAGGCATTGCATCTTTGAACTTGctattacaattttttttttgtttttgcaaaTTGCCTGAAGAGTAAGTACAAACCTTCTGGATTCAAGTTCCAGATTGACATACCATTGTAAGAGGAAACAGTTGTGTCAGTCCAGCGTACTGTTGAGCACCTGCTCATGTCCACTTCAGCTTCCGACACAAAAACATATAACAGAAATACAGAATCCAAACTGATTACTGGCGCACTAGCACTGATTACCGCAACAGTGCAAATCCAAACCTGCTTCATTATATGACACGCACGCAtgcatcatcatttttttctcaTATTGAATCCATCATATGCCAATAATTTTGAGGCGTCTAAATAACATTGATATACTTGTCATGTGTTTCTTTTAAAGGAAAAGGCACACAAGATTGTCAGTGCCAGGCTAAGAACATAGTGCTTGCTGGTTTGCTGTCAAGTACCAACAGTTGCTACATTAAGATGTAATGCATGGCATTGCTTTGGTTTGGGCACAGTTTATAGCTGTAGATTTGAAGATGAGCTGTTTGCCGCCAAAACAGGATAGACAAGTCACAAGTATGCAGCCGCCCAAACACGAAGTCACTGAGGCTGCCAAATGGAATCCATTGCCCACTCAGGCATCCAAATTCTAAATGGGAGACCATGCATCGAGTCAAGGATCAGGATCATAACAGCAAAGGGACCCAAAGCAAAAAAAGATATTTGAGGTAAAGAGCAGCCAcagtatctttttttttcctgacaACCAGCTGCCCCCACCCACAACACACAAAGCACTACCAAATCCCAGATGCCCCTTGCAAAAGCAGCATGTGTCTGCAATTCCAGTTCTTCTCTACCACCAATGGCAGATCTGTGTCTTGTTCCTCTCACAGTTATATGAACCATCTTGCCTGGGCGCTGCACATATCCTGACTTTCCATGGCCTACCACGGTACCACCCCCTCCTCCACATATAAAACCCTCTCACCCCCTTCATCCCATGTCATTGTAGCCTctagacccccccccccccccccccccacacacacacacgtctTTCTCTGTACATACATTCTTGCGCAGATCCATCCCGTGTACCGTGTAGTTCTGTTCGTCGCAAGAACCCGATTGCTCAACTGGTGTCCAAATGGATCCCATTAGCATAGAGAAGATCAGGGCCATGAACAAGTTTAGCAAGAACAGGAGGCAGCAGAAGCTTCGTACTCTTTCAATCTATGTGGTGGGCACCTCTGTCATCTGCCTGCTGCTCACGAGTCCTGCTTGGTTCCCTAGCCTGTGCTCACTCctcagcttcttcttcctcaccacCCTCCCTGACTTGGTCACAGCCTTCCTGCTCAGCCCCAAGTGCCTCTTCGTCGTCGGCAACCTCATCGTCGCATTCCTGGTTGGCGAGTCTAGGCTGGCACCTAGGAGGGACGACGATCAGCCTTCCTTGGCGAATGAGATACATGAGGAGCATGTGAAGAGGAACATGGCAATGGTAGCAAAGGCAGCAACCGAAGTGGTTATGGTGGCTGACCACAGCGCTTCTGTAGGAGTGGTGGGGCTGGGGGAGGAAGTGGAGGtgaaggaagaggaaggggaaggggaggagctGCACAAGAGAGTGGAGGACTTCATTGCAAGGGTGAAGAAGCAAAGGAAGCTGGAGGCCAAGAGCTTCTTCGATGTTGATCGATAACTATGTCTGGAAGATGCAAATTAAAGCAAGATTGCATCCAAAAAGATCTGTAAGGCTAGCTTTGTGCTGCTATCCTTGATCATGTCTTGTTATGTTAGTTGTCAAAGGTAAGGAGGAGGTCAGGAGATCGATGGACCCATTCCACTGTAGGAGAGTTACAGTGTCACTGAGGTGTAACCATGTCAAGTATTAAGGGAAGGAGAGACATGGAATGTGTGTGATCTTTGAGAAAAGTACAAAAGAAGAAAAGTGATGCATTGTGTGTTTCTCTTATCTTGCGTTGTGTCAAGACTCGATTGGCATGCTGCCATGATGATGATTATAGCACTTATGTACTGGGGAAAGAGATTCTGTACTATCAACCTGATGCTTATAAAGTTGTTGGTTACCCGATTACGACAACTTAATCACTAAAACTGAAAAGAAATTGATGCATTAAGAGAGTTGGATGATGACTTGGGCGTGGATCATGACCTAAACCTTTTAACAATCCAACTCAATCCTTAATTATACTTTCTGCTTACAAATACATAAAAATTTAGCCTAGCTTTTCTTGAAACCATCCTTAAAATTTGTAGGCTAAACTTTTTAGGCCCTTTATCAAGCCTAGTCATATGAAGCGACAACTtggaattcaaaaatttgcacatGAACGTACACTTTTGCACTGCAAAGATTTTAGCAATGAAGACATGGGAGGTGTCGCATCTCCCATGTTCGAGTCCTCAAAGTTTTGAATGCTGATGTTTAAATCAACAGAATACCTTCGCATTTTCGTGATAAGGTctatatggatttatttgaaatttataaagctttttttttacttttaagATTTATTGAATCTTCTTTTTGAAGCAATTCATTTAACCTTGGCAGATTTCTGATGGTAATTCTTGTGTAATGACATTAAAATTTTGATGCATTCCATCACTGCTCGCAAATTCACAATTCTTGTGTTGTTTGGAATGTTTTTCTCATGCGCCAATAATGTACCTGTACAAATTTGTATGTAACCTTCTGAAGCTTTCCAGCTTCGTCACTGCACACGAATGCGTTCATATGATGAAAAAATGTCACACGTGTTGGATCAGATAAAATAAAATCAATCACACGCAATGCTGAATGTTCATGCACGGAAAGGCGAAAAGATGAAAAAGCTTGCGCACACGCCGTGCTTATTCAGATTTGTGAAATGATGCCATACACGCAGAAACACTTGTACACTCACTCGAATATTTTAAAAATGATACGTACTTGCAAAACTAATCCAATTAATTTAATTATAAGCGAGTAGATTATCACGAGCAATCGGAACCACTTGTCCCCGGGCTCGGCTAGCTTTTGCAGCTGCTGAATCGGatcggcgtcagtcccatgcaTGCCGGCCGGTTCGAGATGAGATCACATATTCTTTTCTGAGCCACACGGCATGACACGAAAAAGGCGCACGCACTAGGAGCGCCGAGGCTGATGCGATAAAAggaaatttaaaataaaattagaaATGGTGGCAAAAGGGAGTGCACGGACGCATGCCCACGGAGGGATGATCGGATTAGCGTACGGAGAATTAGCCCTGCAAATGGGCTCAAAACCAAACCATATCCATACCAATTCATTCTCATAAAAGAAACTAATATTACTCATACCACTCCAAACCAGCACCACCATAAACCAATCCAACCCAAACATTTCAGCTCATGATGTAATAAATTATTAGTCAAACTATGGTTACAACCCAATAAGAATTcgtttctccaaaaaaaaattatagtgtagattttgccacaccgttttgcacagGTAGCTGCTAGTTAtaccgagtcatctccaacaaatttcagtcaatttcgataaaattttatagtgtgaacgcgagattttatttctagggtccgactcttgacgtgggacccacatgtaaTTCTAGCCatgctgttttgcacagagtagctcctactcatactgagtcatctccaacaaatttcaatcaatttcgatgaaattttatagtgtgaacacgaGGTTTTATTTATAGGGTTCGGCTCTTAACGTGGGACTCCcgtgtaattctagccacactgctttgcacaaagtagctgctagtcatactgagccatttccaacaaatttcaatcaattttgataaaattttataatgtgaactcgaggttttatttctaagATCCGGCTCTTACAAACCGACATTTATATATAATCATACTATTTTGCATAAAGAATCCATTTCAGCCCACCTCAAACCACTCCGGTCTATATTTACATAGAActcaccccaccccaccccattaGGTAATAAAAACCATTTAAATCTATCCAAACATAATCCATATCAAAACCCAATCCATTAAATTCATTTCAACCCAAACCATTAGCAGACTTAAGTAAAATACTCCAAGTGGACTTCTTTAGAACGTGGAAAGTAGAGCCTCATCAGTATAAAAAAAAAATAGGTATGGCATTCccaaaaaacaaataaaaaaaagatgagCTGTTCCACGCGAAATTCAGCGATAACTTTCATTTATCCTTTCACTAATTTAAAGTTCCATTCCAAAACCTTGCCTGGAATCATTTGTTGTACAAGCTCTAAGATACATAGTTGCTTTGATTTCATTCATTCACCAAAATTGGGCTTTCATCTCACACGTACAAAACTTCCACTAGGACTTCAATCTACTCAAACATGTATACGCCGGAAACAACATGTGCCAGCAAACTTCGGCTGCTATTGTGCTCGTGGATCCACAAACATTGCCTCTCAGCGCCTACGAAATTTCCTTCACTTCTTTCTGCCAAATTTTTTAGCTACTGCCGGCTCCGTTAGCGTGTCCCAGACCTATCaaacatgcaaaacaatgtTTAATAAAGACAATTACACATCACAGGCAGTGCTTAACAGCTTATAGAGACGAGCCTGGTCGATTACTTTTAGTTTGCCTTTGGATCCTCCACAGCCTAACCAGAAGGGATTATCATGTGAAAATGATACTGAAAAAATAGCTCCCTGGAACAAACAAGTGTATAAGCAAGATGTTTGAAGCAATTACTTCCGACAGTAAAGAACAATCTCATTTGAAAACATACAAGCTTGGGATTCAGAGAGGCAATGCATGATGGCTGGTTGTTTGATAAATCCCAGAGTTTCACCTGTGTTTACAAATAGGTTAGTCACTGGCTGAACAGTATCTATATGTCATCATGTCCTTACCATTTTATCAGTCGAGCCTGTTGCAAGAAACTGCAAGAAAAGAAGGTACCATCAGCAATCTAGTCGAGTGGACGGTGTTTCTCTTATTTTACTACACAACTATACTGAAAAAGAAAACGTACATTAGGGGTAGACGGGCTGAAGGAGATAGATGAAACAGCCTTTTCGTGTGCATGAAGAGTATATGTGGATCGGCCAGAAGAACTTGATGAAGCTGTTCGCTTATCAAATGCTTGAACCATCCCATTTTCAAGACTTACCTGGAAACCAAAAACTTTGAATTAGAGAGCCCCAGACTGATTCGAGCATTAACCATACAAAACATTCAAAAAAGAGCAAGTGCTGATTTCATAATATCAACAAAGCATGTTCACCGGATATAACAAGAAAACTGCAGATCAAATGCCTTCGCAAAACCAACACTAGGTCATTCTTATAGGGTCCAAAAACAGTGAGTAGCCTGTATTGTTAGCATAAGCACAGGAGATGAATCTAAACAATTTTCACTATATCATGAATCTGAGACAATAGCCTGCCTGCTAATATTACACCTAGTTTCAACACTATCCTCAACTCTCGACAGAACTACATGTCACTCTGACTCTATACATTTCAACTAAGCTGTTTTCTGATGGATTACCTAAGGCTTATGCTAGTTCTTCATTTCACATGTTCCGGCCTAGACAGATAACAGAGTTCAGATATGCAGAAAACAAACCATGAGTTTCATTTACTCACCACAAATGAATGTTCATTGTGTGGATCCCAAGCTAAACTTTCCACATCTGCTTCAACAGACCATTTATGGCAACTCTGTCCACCATCTTTCATATCATTCTGAAGATAAAAATGTTCGGATCAAATATCAGGAAAGAATAATCCATAATAATCAATTACCCATGATAACTGGCACATGCATTACCATGGCAACTGTTTTATCAAATGATCCACTCAGAAGAACTTCAGGTGACTGTGGGCACCAAGCAACTGATTGAACCTGCAAACCGAGGAAGGAAACTCAATATGCAGCAACACGATGTTAACCAAAAATGACAGAAATTAGGTATCCATAATCAGTGCCTTGTCATCATGATGTTCAAGTGTGACGGCACATTTGCCAACAGCTAAATCCCAAATTTTAACAGTTGTGTCCGCACTTGCACTAGCTAGAACGTTCCTGGAGTTCATAACAAGAAGTCATGCATCAGAGGGGCTAATAAGTGAAGAGAGGCACCATCACTTGAGCTGAAATGAAAATCACCTGACTTCCTTGTTCCATGCAAGACCAAGCACAGAACTTCTATGACTTCCCTTCTTATACTTTTTCCCCTGTCATAGAAAATTCATGCAGTATTGATTTAAGTACAGCTAACAAAGACTGAACATAAAGTATAAATGAATGCCCAATTTCATATATCCATATGTGCATCATAATATCATGAAAGAAAAACATTCTAACAATCTTGTCCCGGCCAAGTACATTCATCTAATCAGCATCATGTAGCTAAGAATTCATATGGGAACCACTGGCTTTACTGTAATCAAATCTGATAACCGGAAGCAACCAAGCAATCACTAATCTTACTGAACCTAAGAAGAATCCAGTGTGGTCTCACTTGCATTTAAGAAGATGGCCAAtaagatgaaaaaaaaaaccatctTACTTCACATGCATTCACCTAGATAAAGTAAGGCGGATCTCAAAACATAATTTTGACGTGCACTCCTTTTAGCATATTTGAGAGTATAATAGCCTGCTGCTAAATGGGTTATGCAAAGTCAAAATTGTTTGTGAACCTAGCCTAAAATTTATACTGGCAGAAACCAGAAAGAAGCACCGCATGGTAAGCTAAACTCAAACGTCACAAAACAAATTGAAGAAACATGTAAATAGCAGCATTAGCAAGAATACCAGTACTCATCAACAGCTTTAAACAGAAACTGTGTTAGTTTGGAGAATGCTAGAA
This genomic interval carries:
- the LOC120673668 gene encoding uncharacterized protein LOC120673668 translates to MDPISIEKIRAMNKFSKNRRQQKLRTLSIYVVGTSVICLLLTSPAWFPSLCSLLSFFFLTTLPDLVTAFLLSPKCLFVVGNLIVAFLVGESRLAPRRDDDQPSLANEIHEEHVKRNMAMVAKAATEVVMVADHSASVGVVGLGEEVEVKEEEGEGEELHKRVEDFIARVKKQRKLEAKSFFDVDR